From Etheostoma cragini isolate CJK2018 chromosome 17, CSU_Ecrag_1.0, whole genome shotgun sequence, one genomic window encodes:
- the nkx1.2la gene encoding NK1 transcription factor related 2-like,a — translation MLDPKDSGVTMMSSHKISFSIIDILDPNKFNSKRGNELSIVKEKFPVPHEEGISLDSDTTAAEDFRVELTKAGEDDEHPAASRHHAVVADPLLLSPPAETEPCLTAEQDEGESTATLQDPSPHKRRRSDQACAKPRRARTAFTYEQLVALENKFRATRYLSVCERLNLALSLSLTETQVKIWFQNRRTKWKKQNPGADSTLQAGSNSLVNVSPNPPTCGPSPASFHQTFPTFSSGNVMFHTAGGVPLSSTGGLLHPFISSGFVQSTYFNPHL, via the exons ATGCTGGACCCCAAGGACAGTGGGGTGACTATGATGTCCAGTCATAAGATTTCCTTTTCTATAATTGATATATTGGATCCGAACAAATTCAACAGCAAAAGGGGAAACGAACTTTCGATCGTCAAGGAAAAGTTCCCTGTGCCTCATGAAGAGGGAATAAGTTTGGACTCGGACACCACTGCAGCTGAAGACTTCAGAGTTGAGCTCACGAAAGCAG ggGAAGATGATGAACACCCTGCAGCCTCCAGGCATCATGCGGTTGTTGCTGACCCCCTTTTGCTCTCCCCACCGGCTGAAACAGAGCCTTGTCTCACCGCGGAGCAGGATGAGGGAGAGTCAACTGCCACCCTGCAGGACCCCTCCCCTCACAAGCGGCGGCGTTCGGACCAGGCCTGTGCCAAACCACGGCGTGCCAGAACAGCGTTCACGTACGAGCAACTGGTGGCTCTGGAAAACAAGTTCCGCGCGACCCGGTACCTGTCTGTGTGCGAGAGACTAAACCTGGCTTTGTCCTTGAGTCTGACCGAAACCCAGGTGAAAATCTGGTTCCAGAACAGGAGGACAAAATGGAAAAAGCAGAACCCTGGGGCAGACAGCACCTTACAGGCCGGCTCAAACTCCCTGGTCAACGTCAGTCCAAACCCGCCTACCTGTGGGCCAAGCCCCGCCAGCTTCCACCAAACTTTCCCCACTTTCAGCTCTGGGAATGTGATGTTCCACACTGCTGGTGGTGTTCCGCTTTCATCCACTGGGGGGCTCTTGCATCCCTTCATTTCCAGTGGTTTCGTTCAGTCGACGTATTTTAATCCACATCTATGA